TGGCCGAGGTGGTCGGCGAGGACGCGCAGCTGGCCCGCTTCGGCGAACACAATTTCGCCGTGCTGCAGGCCGGGCCCTACGCGCAGACCGTGGCGCTGGCCGAGCGCATCCGCGAAGCCTACGCCGCACACGTCTTCAGCATCGGCGCGCGTTCGGCCACGGTGACGGTCAGCATCGGCGGCGTACAGGTGGGCGAGAAGATCGCCAGCATCGGCCAGGTGCTCGCACGCGCCAGCGAGTGCACGCATGCCGCCGCCGAACTGGGCAATACCTGCCGCATCTTCGACCCGGCTGCGGCCGACCGCGTCGAGGAAGAGCGCGTGCTGCGCTGGGTCACCCGTATCCGTGAAGCACTGGCCGGCGACGGCTTCCAGCTGCACTACCAGCCGGTGCTGAACCTGCAGGGCGAGCCGCTGGAGCTGTACGAAGCCTACCTGCGCCTGGAGCACAACGGCGAGCTGTTGAGCCCCACCGCGTTCCTGGGCATCGCCGAGGAGCACGGCCTGCTGGCCGACATCAACCGCTGGGTGGTTTCGCAGGCCATCGCCGTACTGGGCCAGCGTGCGCGCCAGGGCCATGCCACCCAGGTACTGGTGAAGGTGACGCCGGAATCGTTCGACGACCCGCAGATGATCGCCACCCTGCGCCGCGAACTGCACGCGCAGGGCGTACCCGGTGAGCGACTGTGGCTGCATGCACCGGAAGCGAAGGTGTTCACCCACCTGCGCAGTGCGCAGCAGTTCCTTGCCGAAGTGGCGCCGCTGGGCTGCCGCATCGGCCTGGAGCAGTTTGGTTCGGGATTGGACTCGTTCCAGCTGCTGGCCCACTTCCAGCCGCAGTTCCTCAAGCTGGACCGCGGTTTCACCAGCGATCTGGCGGCCACCCGCGAGAACATCGACCGCATCAGCCAGATCACCGCACGCGCGCAGGAAGCCGGTATCCATACCATCGCCGAGTTCGTCAGCGATGCCAATTCGATGACCCTGTTGTTCAGTGCCGGGGTGGACTACGTGCAGGGCGACTTCGTCGGCCCGGCGCTGCCGGAGATGGGGTTCGAGTTCGGGTGACGCGTCTCTGTAGAGCCGAGCCATGCTCGGCTGCAGGACTCAAGCGAAGAGCAGCCGAGCATGGCTCGGCTCTACACAAACGAGAAGGCCGGCTTTCGCCGGCCTTTTCATTGATCAGGTCATGTCGACCAGGTTGTCGATCTTCACGTCCGGGTTGACGTCGGCCTCGTAGTCGACACCCTCCACGCCAAAGCCGAACAGGCGCAGGAAGTCGGCCTTGTAGCCGGCCAGGTCGCTGATCTCGTACAGGTTCTCGTTGGTCACCTGCGGCCACAGCGCGACCACCTTGCCCTGCACGTCCGCCGCCATTTCCTTGTAGTCGGCACGCAGGCGGCCTTCCTTATCGACCAGCGCGACGGTGTGGCCCTCGCCATCGACCAGGTCGTGGCGCAGGCGATCGATCGCCACGCCGTCGGCCTTGCCGCCGTAGAGGATGTCGTACAGCACGTCGAGCTGCTCGATGCAGCCTTCGTGGGTGCCCTTTTCCTTCATCACCTTGAACAGCAGCGACAGGTACAGCGGCATGGT
This genomic window from Stenotrophomonas maltophilia contains:
- a CDS encoding EAL domain-containing response regulator produces the protein MQNANDITIRLLIVDDSGENAEAIVSTLRNSGIAVRPWRPQDAAELSQVLSGQAIDLVLASPSQGIPLPLVAQHIAASGKDIPLVLLAERIDEDELVQASSHGIRALALRQRPEHLLAVVRDQWVDLQARRGLRRIEAQMRETERRCDALIASSRDPIAYVHEGMHIRANDAYLEMFGYEHFDDIEGISLLDMVAAQHVEGFKQLLKGLSRGEAPPPQYQLDARHEDGSAFPATMEFTAATYEGESCLQVVLRRRMEFDPELAREVEDLRQRDQVTGLLNRPTFMLQLESAVAQAGRSEGQFGLLLIEPDHYARLLPDIGLASADTLIGALAGLLAEVVGEDAQLARFGEHNFAVLQAGPYAQTVALAERIREAYAAHVFSIGARSATVTVSIGGVQVGEKIASIGQVLARASECTHAAAELGNTCRIFDPAAADRVEEERVLRWVTRIREALAGDGFQLHYQPVLNLQGEPLELYEAYLRLEHNGELLSPTAFLGIAEEHGLLADINRWVVSQAIAVLGQRARQGHATQVLVKVTPESFDDPQMIATLRRELHAQGVPGERLWLHAPEAKVFTHLRSAQQFLAEVAPLGCRIGLEQFGSGLDSFQLLAHFQPQFLKLDRGFTSDLAATRENIDRISQITARAQEAGIHTIAEFVSDANSMTLLFSAGVDYVQGDFVGPALPEMGFEFG